The following is a genomic window from Planifilum fulgidum.
CCCGCATTCTGAAGGAGGAACGGGTGAAAAGCGTGGTGTCCGTCACCTTCGCCCGCTAGCACCCGCCGAACATCCGGTGGTCTTAAAGCATCGAAATAGACAAAAACTTTCGATGTCTATCGTTAAAAGAGGTATAATCCCTCTGAACAATGGGTAACACAAGTAATGCAACCATCATTTCGTTGGGAGTTTACGAGAAAAGGAGTGGAATCCATGAACAAGTCCGAACTGATCGAACGGGTGGCTGCCGCCACGGGTAAGACCAAAAAGGAAGCCGGTATGGTGGTGGACGCCGTGCTGGAAACCATCTCTGAAGCCCTCAAGCGGGGAGAGAAGGTTTCTCTGGTCGGTTTCGGCAATTTTGAAGTGCGGGAGCGGTCGGCGCGCACCGGTCGGAATCCCCAGACCGGGGAAACGATTCACATCGAAGCCACCCGCGTCCCTGCCTTCAAGCCCGGCAAGCAGCTGAAGGAAGCGGTGAACTGAAAAAGAGAATCGGGAAATCACAAGGCCATCCCTCCGGGGGTGGCCTTTTTCCGTGCCGCCCATGGGGCGCAGACGGAGCCGCTCGCCCGGGGTGTGCTCCGCCCAGCCATCCGAGCCGCGGGGCTCTGTTTTGGACGTATGGCTTCGGGCGATTTTCCCGGCGGCGGAACACCGGAAAGAAGTGGCGGGGAAACGTCTGTGCGGCAAGGGATTTTGAGGAAGAATCCTTGTCCGCCGGAGGGCGGCTCCGGCCATTTCCCGGAAAAACGCCATCGCCGCCGGGGTGACGGACGCCTCAAACGCCGGGGGGTGTTGCGGAAACATTTGG
Proteins encoded in this region:
- a CDS encoding HU family DNA-binding protein → MNKSELIERVAAATGKTKKEAGMVVDAVLETISEALKRGEKVSLVGFGNFEVRERSARTGRNPQTGETIHIEATRVPAFKPGKQLKEAVN